The following are encoded together in the Microterricola viridarii genome:
- the rsfS gene encoding ribosome silencing factor, translating to MTATSHAIELLQVAARAADSKGGTDLVALDVTQPLPLTDIFFLVTGNSERNVVAIAGEVEDELIRHGAKPLRREGRAEGRWALLDFGDLIVHVFHEEERGYYQLERLWKDCPVVPIELPERDTRE from the coding sequence ATGACTGCAACTTCCCACGCCATTGAACTGCTTCAGGTGGCCGCACGCGCCGCCGACTCCAAGGGCGGAACCGACCTCGTCGCGCTCGACGTCACCCAGCCGCTGCCGCTGACCGACATCTTCTTCCTCGTCACCGGCAACTCGGAGCGCAACGTCGTCGCCATCGCCGGCGAGGTTGAGGACGAGCTGATCCGCCACGGCGCCAAGCCGTTGCGCCGTGAGGGCCGGGCAGAGGGCCGCTGGGCGCTGCTCGACTTCGGTGACCTCATCGTGCACGTCTTCCACGAGGAAGAGCGCGGCTACTACCAGCTCGAGCGCCTCTGGAAGGACTGCCCCGTCGTTCCGATCGAGCTCCCGGAGCGCGACACGCGCGAGTGA
- the nadD gene encoding nicotinate-nucleotide adenylyltransferase has product MGGTFDPIHHGHLVAASEVAQSFDLDEVIFVPTGVPWQKAAVSPGEHRYLMTVIATASNPRFTVSRVDIERQGPTYTIDTLRDVHAERPDAELFFITGADAIAQILTWKDVSELWELAHFVAVSRPGHDLSISGLPEGDVSLLEVPALAISSTDCRARVERGDPVWYLVPDGVVQYISKHHLYRSVA; this is encoded by the coding sequence ATGGGCGGCACTTTCGACCCCATTCACCACGGGCACCTCGTGGCCGCCAGCGAGGTCGCGCAGTCGTTCGACCTGGATGAGGTCATTTTCGTGCCGACCGGCGTTCCGTGGCAGAAGGCAGCGGTCAGCCCGGGGGAGCACCGGTATCTGATGACGGTGATCGCGACGGCATCCAACCCGCGCTTCACCGTCAGCCGCGTCGACATCGAGCGCCAGGGCCCCACCTACACGATCGACACCCTGCGCGACGTGCACGCGGAGCGTCCGGACGCCGAGTTGTTCTTCATCACCGGCGCCGACGCGATCGCCCAGATCCTCACCTGGAAAGACGTGTCAGAGCTCTGGGAGCTGGCCCACTTTGTAGCTGTGAGTCGCCCGGGGCATGACCTGAGCATTTCAGGTTTGCCGGAGGGCGACGTAAGCTTATTGGAGGTTCCGGCTCTGGCGATCTCGTCGACAGACTGTCGAGCCCGCGTGGAGCGAGGCGATCCCGTCTGGTATTTGGTGCCGGATGGCGTCGTCCAATACATCTCCAAACATCACCTGTATCGGAGTGTTGCATGA